A genomic stretch from Streptomyces sp. QL37 includes:
- a CDS encoding WD40 repeat domain-containing protein: MREAMRHASRGQGSPAQQRYAVLSLGISLTRTADGESPRVDLDVLERAPEHAQNVTEALREFQYERHAGTAPNDPVDLWQLVEGAVISEDIDVLVVHIVGHGELALGSSEKLYILDSAGKRLSHPASAWIERVEDREEGHRPLTLFVLDVCYAGEVAVTSWHAQMDVAARRAWVLAATGPKDPAFGYRLSKALTAVLGKYRAREIRFDPSVQYIPPAVVFQDVERTVQDLAATGGGGLPQKIITSLVPSHADLSQLPFFLNPSYGETRARQGLPTGMPPEIAALASWAWDPEHFMRRAGGAEPVNRDWEEGYFCGRDDELQELSSWLDDETAGPGLRAVTGRPGAGKSALLGVLVCAAHPTLRRHTRALWRGLGGSAPGENERIVVVHARRLGLGQIVDSLVRQLRHIEDQGGSPVQSGGDSPPLDRHLVDHLATLLPSDGRTVTVIIDALDEADRPEQITEHLLVPLAKKAQNVRDGWRLLVGTRDDGRFIELLRMARDENGCTDLSAAAPESVRSGVTEYVDTLLSADGPYAHGARRPARQALAQAIATRLTELGPAQGKDALQSGEFLTAGLYVHYVLAAEQPCDTPEAAAELGRAVPRSLTELLELDLRRHQDRPHLRAVLTALAFGQGSGVPESVLLHTAAAFSGPNDAPLLLHELYTLLDGEARFYLRRAVDVDGTTLYRLFHEGLAEWLRDSADRQPPDPSDPDPPDSDPADAPARRLYDQLLTCVPRDGQGQKLWHLAASYLWRHAAQHALDAGLLDDLLEDCGFLVHAYPPALAVAFPHARARQARLNAKVYRTSWTLHRAAESPAARLQLLTVDAARLRNHRMRTVLPGDPHWSVRWAAGHRDPEGPVRVLADDRGWIRALAVVELAGRPHVLTTGADGSVRLSDLATGQLVRRLRGHDGSVRAMAVTGLDGGPHALTAGTDRSMRLWNLTTGTQTHQLEVRGGPVLALTVLELEGRPHALTAGTDPSMLLWDLTTRRPTRRLPGHGRPVVSLAAVELEGRPHVLTIGADGSVRLWDPVTGQQTRKLTGHSGSVRAVAVTELGGTPQALIGNHDGSACLWDLASGQQRRTLVGHTGWVEAVAVIGLEGRPHALTTSADGTARLWDLDTGSRVALLRLPHKASAIAVAPNDTIVLSIGHEVVAASLEPFARRIR; this comes from the coding sequence ATGCGGGAGGCGATGCGGCACGCGTCGCGGGGTCAGGGAAGCCCGGCACAACAGCGTTATGCGGTCCTGTCATTGGGGATCTCCCTGACGCGGACGGCGGACGGCGAGTCCCCCAGAGTCGACCTCGACGTGCTCGAGCGGGCTCCGGAGCACGCACAAAACGTCACTGAAGCGCTGCGAGAGTTCCAGTACGAGCGCCATGCCGGCACGGCGCCAAACGATCCGGTCGATCTGTGGCAGCTAGTCGAGGGCGCGGTGATCTCCGAGGACATCGACGTGCTCGTCGTCCACATCGTGGGACACGGCGAGCTGGCTCTCGGCAGCAGCGAAAAACTGTACATTCTGGACAGCGCGGGCAAGCGCCTGTCGCACCCGGCATCCGCGTGGATCGAACGGGTTGAGGACCGCGAGGAGGGCCATCGACCGCTGACTCTTTTCGTCCTCGACGTCTGCTATGCCGGGGAAGTCGCAGTGACGTCCTGGCATGCGCAGATGGACGTCGCCGCCCGCAGGGCGTGGGTGCTCGCCGCGACCGGCCCCAAGGACCCGGCTTTCGGCTACCGGCTCAGCAAAGCCCTGACGGCGGTCCTCGGGAAGTACCGCGCCCGTGAGATCAGGTTTGATCCGTCGGTCCAGTACATCCCGCCGGCCGTCGTCTTTCAAGACGTCGAGCGCACGGTCCAAGACTTGGCCGCGACAGGCGGCGGAGGATTGCCGCAGAAGATCATCACGAGCCTCGTCCCCTCGCACGCAGACCTCTCGCAGCTCCCCTTCTTCCTCAATCCCTCCTACGGCGAGACCCGCGCCCGACAGGGGCTGCCGACCGGGATGCCGCCCGAGATCGCCGCGCTGGCCAGTTGGGCCTGGGATCCTGAGCACTTCATGCGGCGTGCGGGCGGCGCGGAGCCCGTCAACCGGGACTGGGAGGAGGGCTATTTCTGCGGCCGAGACGACGAACTGCAAGAGCTCTCTTCTTGGTTGGACGACGAGACAGCAGGCCCGGGCCTGCGTGCGGTCACGGGAAGGCCGGGGGCGGGCAAGTCGGCTCTGCTGGGCGTGCTGGTGTGTGCCGCGCACCCGACGTTGCGCAGGCATACCCGGGCCTTGTGGCGCGGTCTCGGTGGCTCGGCCCCCGGCGAGAACGAACGGATCGTCGTCGTCCATGCTCGCCGCCTGGGGCTCGGCCAGATCGTCGACTCCCTAGTGCGGCAGCTTCGGCATATTGAGGATCAGGGCGGCTCACCAGTCCAATCGGGCGGTGATTCGCCCCCGTTGGACAGACATCTGGTAGACCACCTCGCAACTCTGCTGCCCAGCGACGGCCGCACGGTCACCGTCATCATCGACGCCCTTGACGAGGCGGACCGACCCGAGCAGATCACCGAGCACCTTTTGGTCCCTCTCGCTAAGAAGGCGCAGAACGTACGGGACGGCTGGCGTCTGCTGGTCGGGACTCGCGACGACGGCCGCTTCATCGAGCTCCTGCGCATGGCACGCGATGAGAACGGATGCACGGATCTGAGCGCCGCGGCACCCGAGTCTGTGCGCAGTGGCGTCACGGAGTATGTTGATACGCTCCTCAGCGCCGACGGGCCCTATGCCCACGGCGCCCGCAGACCCGCCCGTCAGGCGCTGGCCCAGGCCATCGCCACACGCCTCACCGAGCTCGGCCCGGCTCAGGGCAAAGACGCTCTGCAGTCAGGTGAGTTCCTGACCGCGGGGCTGTACGTGCACTACGTCCTGGCCGCCGAGCAGCCCTGCGACACTCCCGAGGCGGCGGCCGAACTCGGCCGGGCAGTCCCACGCAGCCTCACAGAGCTTCTCGAACTCGACCTGCGACGCCACCAGGACAGACCGCATCTCCGCGCCGTACTGACGGCGCTCGCCTTCGGTCAGGGCAGCGGCGTTCCCGAGAGCGTCCTTCTGCACACCGCGGCGGCCTTCTCCGGTCCGAACGACGCCCCGCTCCTCCTCCATGAGCTGTACACGCTGCTGGACGGTGAGGCGCGCTTCTATCTGCGTCGCGCGGTGGACGTCGACGGCACCACCCTTTACCGGCTCTTCCACGAGGGACTCGCCGAGTGGCTGCGCGACTCCGCCGATCGGCAGCCGCCTGATCCTAGCGACCCTGACCCGCCCGACTCCGACCCTGCAGACGCACCCGCTCGACGCCTGTACGACCAGCTCCTGACGTGCGTTCCCCGTGACGGACAGGGTCAGAAGCTGTGGCATCTGGCCGCCTCCTATCTGTGGCGACACGCCGCCCAACACGCCCTGGATGCGGGGCTCCTGGATGACCTCCTTGAGGACTGCGGATTTCTCGTGCACGCGTACCCGCCTGCCCTAGCTGTTGCTTTTCCGCACGCACGCGCACGCCAAGCGCGCCTCAACGCCAAGGTCTACCGCACCTCTTGGACCCTACACCGCGCCGCGGAGTCACCCGCTGCCCGCCTTCAGCTGCTGACGGTGGACGCCGCACGGCTGCGCAACCACCGGATGAGAACCGTCCTGCCGGGCGATCCCCACTGGAGCGTGCGCTGGGCAGCAGGGCATCGAGATCCGGAGGGGCCGGTCCGCGTGCTCGCCGACGACCGCGGTTGGATCCGGGCGCTGGCTGTGGTCGAGTTGGCGGGGCGCCCCCATGTCCTCACCACTGGTGCCGATGGATCCGTACGCCTTTCCGATTTGGCGACCGGCCAATTGGTTCGACGCTTGAGGGGGCACGACGGATCGGTACGGGCAATGGCGGTGACGGGGCTGGACGGCGGGCCACACGCACTCACCGCTGGCACGGACCGATCGATGCGTCTGTGGAACCTTACGACTGGAACACAGACCCACCAACTCGAGGTTCGTGGAGGCCCTGTACTCGCCCTGACCGTACTGGAGCTGGAAGGCCGTCCGCACGCACTCACTGCTGGCACCGACCCGTCCATGTTGCTGTGGGACCTCACCACTCGAAGGCCCACGCGCCGCCTTCCCGGGCATGGACGCCCCGTAGTGTCCCTGGCTGCGGTCGAGTTGGAGGGACGGCCACACGTCCTCACCATCGGCGCCGACGGGTCCGTGCGGTTGTGGGACCCGGTCACCGGGCAGCAGACCCGGAAGCTCACCGGCCACAGCGGATCGGTCAGGGCCGTCGCGGTGACCGAACTTGGCGGGACCCCGCAGGCCCTGATCGGGAATCACGATGGATCGGCCTGTCTGTGGGATCTGGCCTCTGGGCAGCAGAGGCGCACACTCGTTGGCCACACTGGCTGGGTCGAGGCGGTGGCAGTGATCGGTCTGGAGGGACGCCCGCATGCGCTCACCACCAGCGCTGACGGAACAGCTCGCTTGTGGGACCTCGACACCGGCTCGCGCGTCGCGCTCCTTCGCCTGCCGCACAAAGCATCGGCCATAGCCGTCGCCCCGAATGACACTATCGTGCTCAGCATCGGCCACGAGGTCGTTGCCGCCAGTCTCGAACCGTTCGCCAGGAGGATCCGTTGA
- a CDS encoding DEAD/DEAH box helicase has product MRPHQIEAVDAVVNAVAAGERRVTMISACGTGKTLTAASIVHRLAPHGAVLVAVPTLALLTQTIERWREAGRTGTVLGVSSLSQRRSGLTPEQALMTNDPGRVAKLLTAARGPVTVFVTYDSLRLICRLPDQAAGVWDVIVVDEAHRTCSKAGRGWGVIHSDEVLPAKVRLYMTATPRIFNTPAPQGPLSAMFEAMPDATMDRRDIFGPVVYRLGMADAIERGILADYRVVMPVVTDQDLHEILSDRPANSAHHNGLRTAALHVAALRAMADHDLRRVLVFHNRVAAAHAFATQLPATAAQVTGDLHISRMWSHAIDSRQKISFRRHLLQDFDATPQRAVLSNVRVLTEGVDIPAIDAVVFAAARKSVIDSIQSIGRALRQQPGQGKKATLVLPVYLPDASSTHDVLRTSEFSGLWNILQALRAHDDTFLDRVAMPHRNGSSGRPARTVHYHLPERALEIALALGLEVTLPPTGDWDEAYASATRYREQYGHLDVPFNYRDPDGYAVGEWIANQRLRHTMGRLDDDQRHSLDAEGMLWSIPDDDFTRMLHHAHAWAIEHGHLAAPLDATHGGHPVGRWLNDCRRKAKAGRLAADHEESLTAIDPWWNPPPGFTIAWRRLYAYAKTHVEAHGTGHIPNAYKTSDGTPLGQWINRQRNHFYELHPEQARLLLDLHLAPAVEGIYHGERDSDRSREFRIHLEAAAKYLAREGNLLVPAGHVETLRGGHITVKLGNWIRKARKAPQRLTIDERLALERLFMVWVPTLRRRRKPAPDEGS; this is encoded by the coding sequence TTGCGCCCCCACCAGATCGAGGCGGTTGACGCAGTCGTCAACGCCGTTGCCGCGGGGGAGCGCCGGGTCACCATGATCTCCGCGTGCGGAACCGGCAAGACCCTCACCGCAGCCAGCATCGTGCACCGCCTCGCACCACACGGGGCTGTACTGGTGGCTGTGCCGACCCTGGCGCTGCTGACCCAGACCATCGAGCGATGGAGGGAGGCCGGCCGCACCGGCACCGTCCTCGGAGTCTCCTCCCTGTCCCAGCGCCGCAGCGGTCTGACTCCCGAGCAGGCGCTGATGACTAACGACCCGGGCCGCGTAGCCAAGCTCCTGACAGCAGCCCGCGGCCCCGTGACTGTCTTTGTCACTTACGATTCGCTGCGGCTCATCTGCCGGCTCCCGGACCAGGCCGCCGGTGTCTGGGACGTCATCGTCGTCGACGAAGCCCATCGCACCTGCTCCAAGGCCGGCCGAGGCTGGGGTGTCATTCACAGCGACGAGGTGTTGCCCGCCAAAGTCCGGCTCTACATGACGGCCACCCCGCGCATCTTCAACACTCCCGCCCCACAAGGTCCGCTGTCCGCAATGTTCGAGGCCATGCCCGACGCCACCATGGACCGCCGCGACATCTTCGGACCTGTCGTCTACCGCCTTGGCATGGCGGACGCCATCGAACGGGGCATCCTCGCCGACTACCGCGTCGTCATGCCGGTCGTCACCGACCAGGACCTCCACGAGATCCTCAGCGACCGGCCCGCCAACAGCGCCCACCACAACGGGCTGCGGACCGCAGCCCTCCACGTCGCCGCGCTGCGCGCCATGGCCGACCACGATTTGCGCCGTGTCCTCGTCTTCCACAACCGTGTCGCCGCCGCCCACGCCTTTGCCACCCAGCTTCCCGCCACCGCCGCCCAGGTGACCGGCGACCTCCACATCTCCCGCATGTGGTCCCACGCCATCGACAGCCGCCAGAAGATCTCCTTCCGACGCCACCTGCTGCAGGACTTCGACGCCACCCCGCAACGCGCCGTCCTCAGCAACGTCCGCGTCCTCACCGAAGGCGTCGACATCCCGGCGATCGACGCTGTCGTCTTCGCCGCTGCCCGCAAAAGCGTCATCGACTCCATCCAGTCCATCGGCCGCGCCTTGCGCCAGCAACCCGGTCAGGGCAAGAAAGCCACGCTCGTTCTGCCCGTTTACCTGCCCGACGCTTCCAGTACGCACGACGTGCTGCGCACATCGGAATTCAGCGGGCTGTGGAACATCCTGCAGGCCCTGCGTGCACACGACGACACCTTCCTGGACCGCGTGGCGATGCCGCACCGCAACGGCTCGTCCGGCCGTCCCGCACGCACAGTTCATTACCACCTGCCCGAGCGCGCCCTGGAGATCGCCCTTGCTCTCGGACTGGAAGTCACCCTGCCTCCCACCGGCGACTGGGACGAGGCCTACGCCAGCGCCACCCGCTATCGCGAGCAGTACGGGCACCTAGACGTCCCCTTCAATTACCGGGACCCCGACGGCTACGCCGTGGGCGAGTGGATCGCCAATCAGCGCCTGCGGCACACCATGGGCCGCCTCGACGACGACCAGCGCCACAGCCTCGACGCCGAGGGCATGCTGTGGAGCATCCCCGACGACGACTTCACCCGCATGCTCCACCACGCCCACGCCTGGGCCATCGAACACGGGCACCTCGCCGCCCCCCTGGACGCCACCCACGGCGGCCACCCCGTAGGCCGCTGGCTCAACGACTGCCGCAGGAAGGCCAAAGCCGGCCGCCTCGCCGCCGACCACGAAGAGTCCCTCACTGCCATCGACCCCTGGTGGAACCCGCCGCCCGGCTTCACGATCGCGTGGCGCCGCCTCTACGCCTACGCCAAGACCCACGTCGAGGCCCACGGCACCGGGCACATTCCCAACGCGTACAAGACCAGCGACGGCACACCCCTGGGGCAGTGGATCAACCGGCAACGCAATCACTTTTATGAACTGCACCCCGAGCAGGCCCGGCTCCTGCTGGATCTGCACCTCGCCCCGGCCGTTGAAGGCATCTACCACGGCGAGCGAGACTCCGACAGGTCCCGCGAGTTCCGCATCCACCTTGAGGCCGCCGCCAAGTACCTGGCCAGAGAAGGGAACCTCCTGGTTCCGGCCGGGCATGTGGAAACGCTCCGAGGCGGCCACATCACCGTGAAACTCGGAAACTGGATCCGCAAGGCACGCAAGGCTCCCCAGCGCCTGACCATCGATGAACGCCTCGCCCTGGAGAGGCTTTTCATGGTCTGGGTACCGACGCTCAGGCGCCGCAGGAAGCCGGCCCCCGACGAAGGGAGCTGA
- a CDS encoding TniQ family protein has protein sequence MRLIAGESTGSFVTRLAALNDMPVVELMERIGDGERPMPVQSTEVYLNASALQRLAVMSGSSVSGLQRALPHLQAHHLLDDGSGPAWRWPQWQPRGPLFLVRACDLCAQARRRPSDVYLVSVTRWRVCARHRRWLDNLREADTTWLSLARLPQVVQAHQKRVALERRLGAGGRALFADALHIAALWWNVPALSPPAWAARRRMLTEPAGSDLRIAPLVSYPETVRLAGALASRERRRLRGTWDAGDDQAWSTLTSGLLREWEMPEPAFLALDWWMDQHSIPAPALREERPSRGRWRRLPAPLPHTAAPSDTHLEQLTCLPWRFGDEPSMPDAARLWSVSGQA, from the coding sequence GTGAGGCTGATCGCGGGCGAGTCGACAGGCTCCTTCGTCACACGTCTGGCGGCACTGAACGACATGCCCGTCGTCGAACTCATGGAGAGGATCGGCGACGGTGAGCGGCCCATGCCGGTGCAGTCCACCGAGGTCTATCTCAACGCCTCGGCTCTCCAGCGCCTGGCGGTCATGAGCGGGAGCAGCGTGAGCGGCCTGCAGCGGGCGTTGCCACATCTGCAGGCTCACCATCTTCTCGACGACGGGTCGGGCCCTGCCTGGCGGTGGCCACAGTGGCAGCCCAGAGGCCCCTTGTTCCTGGTGCGGGCCTGCGACCTCTGCGCGCAGGCCCGGCGCCGGCCTTCCGACGTGTACCTCGTCTCAGTCACCCGGTGGCGGGTATGTGCACGGCACCGGCGGTGGTTGGACAACCTGCGAGAAGCAGACACAACATGGCTGTCGCTGGCCAGACTGCCCCAGGTGGTACAGGCACACCAGAAGCGGGTTGCGTTGGAGCGGCGCCTCGGTGCAGGCGGGCGTGCCCTGTTCGCAGACGCTCTGCATATCGCCGCCCTCTGGTGGAACGTGCCTGCCCTGTCGCCGCCCGCATGGGCCGCGCGCCGCAGAATGCTCACGGAACCGGCCGGCAGCGACCTACGGATCGCTCCCCTGGTGAGTTACCCGGAGACCGTGCGCCTTGCCGGTGCTCTGGCATCCCGGGAGCGACGGCGTCTGCGGGGCACGTGGGATGCCGGTGACGACCAAGCATGGTCGACGCTGACGAGCGGGCTTCTGCGGGAATGGGAGATGCCCGAACCGGCGTTCTTGGCGCTCGACTGGTGGATGGACCAGCACAGCATTCCCGCTCCGGCCCTCCGCGAGGAACGGCCATCCCGGGGCCGGTGGCGTCGGCTCCCCGCCCCACTCCCCCATACAGCCGCTCCGTCCGATACTCATTTGGAACAACTGACCTGTCTGCCCTGGCGGTTCGGCGACGAGCCCTCCATGCCAGATGCTGCACGACTGTGGTCGGTTTCGGGCCAAGCCTGA
- a CDS encoding ImmA/IrrE family metallo-endopeptidase, whose product MVAEDAQAQPAMLTLVRESRGMTQADVAAAMATASGVTGTSVSQGYVSKAESGRLAVVGERLELYAAALSYPPDLLCLDPQVHGVGIGLIHHRKRASLPVGVLRRIHAQLALTRIQLNGLYRVAAEEGVRADFPQVELSDLFTPKDAARMVRKRWGMPAGPVPDVIRSAEEAGSLVVLRDLESDLLDAVSQWTVDQAPLFLVNSRAPGDRCRFSMAHEIGHLVMHREPGSGPEQEKQADAFASEFLMPASDIRGEFTGGIDITKLAGLKRRWRVSMSALLRRALTLNAITDWQYRTVIIEMSALGYRTAEPVHVPLEEPCRVPLLVDRLLEERTLTTEQAASSACLLPGDFLRLYREGNRLLSVNSSRR is encoded by the coding sequence ATGGTGGCCGAGGATGCGCAGGCGCAGCCGGCGATGCTCACGCTCGTGCGCGAGTCCCGCGGTATGACCCAGGCGGACGTGGCCGCGGCGATGGCTACGGCTTCGGGGGTTACAGGCACTTCGGTGTCTCAGGGATACGTGAGCAAGGCCGAGTCGGGCCGTCTGGCGGTCGTGGGCGAACGGCTGGAGTTGTATGCCGCCGCCCTGTCGTATCCGCCAGATCTTTTGTGCCTGGATCCACAGGTACATGGGGTCGGTATCGGCCTGATCCACCATCGCAAGCGGGCCTCGCTACCCGTCGGGGTGCTGCGGCGCATCCATGCGCAGCTCGCCCTGACGCGGATCCAGCTGAACGGGCTGTACCGGGTGGCCGCGGAAGAGGGCGTGCGGGCCGACTTTCCCCAGGTTGAACTGAGCGACCTGTTCACACCAAAGGACGCCGCTCGCATGGTGCGCAAGCGTTGGGGCATGCCTGCCGGGCCCGTGCCCGACGTTATCCGCTCCGCCGAGGAGGCCGGATCGTTGGTCGTCCTGCGGGATCTTGAGAGTGACCTGCTGGACGCGGTGAGTCAGTGGACTGTCGACCAAGCCCCGTTGTTCCTTGTCAACAGCCGTGCGCCTGGAGACCGCTGCCGGTTCAGCATGGCCCACGAGATCGGTCATCTCGTCATGCACCGCGAGCCGGGATCCGGCCCGGAACAGGAGAAGCAGGCCGATGCCTTCGCTTCGGAGTTCCTGATGCCCGCAAGCGACATCCGCGGAGAGTTCACTGGCGGCATCGACATCACCAAACTGGCTGGTCTGAAGCGTCGCTGGAGGGTCTCCATGAGCGCTCTGCTGCGCCGCGCCTTGACGTTGAACGCCATCACCGACTGGCAGTACCGCACGGTTATCATCGAAATGTCGGCCTTGGGATATCGCACCGCCGAACCGGTGCACGTTCCCCTCGAAGAGCCCTGTCGCGTGCCGTTGCTCGTCGACAGGCTGCTGGAAGAGCGCACCCTCACCACGGAGCAAGCAGCGTCAAGCGCCTGTCTGCTTCCTGGAGATTTTCTGCGTCTCTACCGCGAAGGCAACCGCCTGCTGTCCGTGAACTCTTCTCGAAGGTGA
- a CDS encoding AAA family ATPase → MKRVKKASPGVDDEDLQDLVDGAGVLRPPVPVWCDTLPNWRRAVKRAQEPPELADCAPRGTEISPDDPRFLFHGSMRPVRTPAISAAELVVTKQLRANARRAGGRIGVIVEGPANTGKSELTRYIGQNFERRLNNRYGDNEDRIPVIALSVPAKGRGGTRNWADAFARFLGLERESMRSDPTDSVCYVMRHCHTQLVLIDGIERLEHGADVQQSFAFLKHVSDETGATFLYCGRSSRSIVDPMLRDRETALEADESPWGDHPVLVTSRLGYDQAGKDRFRRVVNEFDKDLRLYDHQLGDLTTLSPHLHLHSRGYLRALSQLICQAGQQAMLSGQERITEEILDSLTVGRVIAI, encoded by the coding sequence GTGAAACGTGTGAAGAAGGCCTCCCCCGGCGTCGACGATGAGGACCTGCAGGATCTGGTCGACGGGGCGGGTGTGCTCCGGCCGCCGGTCCCTGTCTGGTGCGACACGCTGCCCAACTGGCGGCGCGCGGTGAAACGCGCGCAGGAGCCGCCCGAGCTGGCCGACTGCGCACCGCGGGGCACCGAGATCAGTCCGGACGATCCTCGGTTCCTGTTCCACGGCAGCATGCGGCCGGTAAGAACGCCGGCGATCAGTGCTGCGGAGTTGGTGGTCACGAAGCAGCTCCGGGCCAACGCCCGGCGGGCGGGGGGACGGATCGGTGTCATCGTCGAAGGCCCTGCCAACACCGGGAAGAGCGAGCTGACGCGGTACATCGGCCAGAACTTCGAGAGGCGGCTGAACAATCGCTACGGCGACAACGAGGACCGCATTCCCGTCATCGCTCTCAGCGTGCCTGCCAAAGGCCGCGGCGGAACCCGGAACTGGGCTGATGCCTTTGCCCGCTTCCTTGGGCTGGAGCGCGAGAGTATGAGGAGCGACCCCACGGACTCGGTCTGTTACGTGATGCGGCACTGCCACACTCAGCTGGTCCTCATCGACGGGATCGAGCGCCTGGAACACGGTGCCGATGTGCAGCAGTCGTTCGCGTTCCTCAAACACGTCAGCGACGAAACCGGTGCGACGTTCCTCTACTGCGGGCGCAGTAGCCGCTCCATCGTCGACCCGATGCTGCGGGACCGTGAGACAGCGCTGGAAGCCGACGAGTCCCCCTGGGGGGACCATCCTGTCCTGGTGACCAGCCGCCTGGGCTACGACCAGGCGGGGAAGGACCGCTTCCGGCGTGTTGTTAACGAGTTCGACAAGGACCTGCGGCTCTACGACCACCAGCTCGGCGACCTGACGACGCTCTCACCGCACCTGCACCTGCACAGCAGGGGCTACCTGCGCGCCTTGTCTCAACTGATCTGCCAGGCCGGCCAGCAGGCCATGCTCAGCGGGCAGGAGCGCATCACAGAGGAGATCCTGGACAGCCTCACCGTGGGCCGGGTTATCGCGATCTGA